ACAAAATTGTAATCAACATTTAAATATGGAAATTTTAATCCTGCATCTTTTAACTCAATTGAACCAAAACTATTAAAATCATTTAAACTTCCGGAAACTGTAAATTCTCCCTTGGCTTTTCCTCTAATTGTAGAAAGTACGTTTCTACCTAATGGACTTAATGATGCTAGTCTAAGATTGTTTAATGATACTTTTAAATCTATTTTTGAGTCTGAAAAATTATTTTCATCAACTAATATCTCTCCGTGAGCATCAATATTTTGAGTGGCTTTGTTACTTATATTAAAGTTTAAGTTATAGCCCAACTCCTTATCATTAGGTTCAATACTAGTGACCATGTTTCCGTAGTCTACTCCATTGATTTTTAATTTTTCTACTTTAAGAGATCCATTGGGTTTTAGCAATGTATTTTTTTCTTTAAAAAACACCTCTCCACTGGCTATTCCTCCAACGTTTAAACTATCAATACTAGGAAGTATTTCTTCTAAATTTATTTTTGTTAGTGATAGTTTTAAATTTTTAGAATGATCTTTTTTTACAGCTCCATCAAATTCAAATTCTTGTTCTCCATTAGCAAAAGAAATTTCGTAAAAATCCCAATCTCCAGTTTCGTAGTTATAATGAATTTTATTTCGCTTTTTTTCTAAGTTTACCCATAAAGAATTTAGATATTTAAAGTAAACACTTTCAATTCCTAAAGAAACAGCTTTATCTTCTGTGGTTAAATAAAAAACCGCTCGGTTGTTAATTTTATCACTTTGAAAATTAGATCTTACAAACAAAGTATCATTTACTTTTTTTCCTAAAAGTGATAAATCTTCGTAAACCTGCTTTTTAAATTTAAATTTTTGAATAGAAATATTAGAGTTAATCCATTGGTTAGAATTGTCTAAAGTTATCTCTAGGCTGTCGACTTTTAAGTCTTCTGAACTGATACTTGGAATTTTAGCAAAAATGGCCCCTTTATCTCCTTTAGCATCTAAAACACCAGACATGGTTAAATTATTATCTAACCAAAATTGATCTGTAAACACTTTTACAATGGTTGGATAAACTTGCATTTTAAACACTAGTGTTTGATTGGCAATTTCTGATCTTATTTGTGTTCCTGGTATAAACTTATACAAAGCATTTTCTGCCAAAACTTTTAAATCTTCAAAATTAAAAGCACCTTCTCCTTCAAGACTTAAAATATCTTTTGACTCTATAAAAATGTTTTTATCTTTTCCTTTAGATTGTAGCGATACTTTCATATCACTTAAGTTTAAAGAATCTTTTGGGGTTTCTACATATATATCTGAAATCAATCCGTCTAAAGTAAATTCATTGGGTTTATTAATTAATTTTAACTTTCCAACTCCTGTTACGTTATTTTGAAAATGATTCCCTTCAGGAAAAAGACTTGCTATTTTAGCTTTTGTTACTTCTAAGTCAAGATTGTATTCTTCCCTTTTATTTGTTTTGTTTTGATTGATTTTAATAGTGAACGTTAAGAGCGTATCTTTAGATTCAAAATCTGCAGTAAAAGAATTTTTATCAATATGAAAATCTATACTTGATTTTGATAATTTTATTTTTTTGTATTGAAGGTTTTTAAAGTTTAAACTTGCATTTACATCAAGATTTTTTTGACCAATATTTCCTTTAACCTCTCCTGTAAAATTAATATTTCTAAATCCTTCTAATTGTTTTACCTCTTGAGCAAATCCCTCAGAAATTAAAACTTTTAATTGTTTGTCTGGAGTATTTAATTGATTAATAAAACCATCTAACTTAACATTACCTATATTGGTTTTGGCTTCTCCTTTAACAATTAATTTTTCTAGACTTACTTCTAAATCTCCATTAAAATTTACATTTTTAATTCCTACATAATCTTCTGGTAAACTTTTGCTATATGGACTTGGTACAATTTTTTTTAAGACCTGAGTTTTTATATCAACATTTCCTTTTGCAATTCTAAATCTTAAATCATCTCTATCTTCAATACTGTTTGTTAAAAACAAATCTCCTTCTAAAATTAAAGACTCATCGTTAGAAACCATTTTGGTGTTGGTTAACCTAAGATTATTTAACGTTCCTTCTACCTTTGAACTAATATCTAGTTTTTCGTAACTATTAAAATGAGGATAAATTTTATCTATATCTTCTAAAGAAACCTCCCCGTGATGAACCTCTCCATTTAATTTCACTTTTTTAACAAAATCAGAAAAATCTGATGGTCCATAACTAAAAACTACATCTAAATTTAAATCGGAATGATTGGTGAGAATATGAGTATTATCAAAACGCATTTCAGACAAAGAATACTTAAAGTCTGTCGCTAATTTTTGATATTTAATTTTATATACATCTTCAAAACTTAAAGAATCTGTTAAAACCTCTACATTAGGTCCTTCTATTTTTAATGTTTTTATATGTCCTGATACTTGATTAAAATTTACAACATAATCATTATTCTTAGTTAAAGCATATCCTAAATTACTTGTTAAAACTTCGTTAAAATTTAACACCAAAGGCTTTGTACCTTTTTTACTTTTACCAAATTTAGATGAGAAAATAGTTAAACTACCTGAATCTTCTCCAGGATAAATAATATCGTTTACCCCTCCATTACTAACTTCTACATCAGCAAATGATAGAATTTTATTTTTTAAATTATGTAAATCAACCAACCTCCCTTTGGTATCTTCTGCATAAATAAGGGTGTCTTGATGGTGATCTCTAATTAAAAAGTTATGGATTTCAAATTCACCAAAAGGATTAACCTGAATTGCTTCTACATGAAAAGAAACATCAAAATCATCTTCTAAGTACTTGAAAATGCGCTCGGTTATTAAAAGTTGAGTTTTACCAAATTGCAAACAAATAACTAGCAAAAGTAGTAGTGTAACTACTGCTAGTAAAAATCGACCGAGTATTTTTATTATTGTTTTTATAAACCTAAATTTGTGGCACTAAATTAGTTAATTTAACTTTAATTATGCTTGATAAAACCTACATCTTAGCAATAGAATCTTCTTGCGATGACACCAGTGCTTCTGTAATATGTAACGAACAGATTCTTTCTAATATTGTAGCCAATCAAGAGGTACATGCAAAATATGGTGGTGTGGTTCCAGAACTAGCTTCTAGAGCGCATCAACAAAATATTTTACCTGTGGTAGAAATGGCCTTAAAACAAGCCAATATTACTAAAGAACAATTAAATGCTATTGCGTTTACACAGGGACCTGGCTTAATGGGATCTTTATTAGTGGGAACATCTTTTGCAAAATCTATGGCTTTGGCTTTAGAAATTCCATTGATTGCCATTAACCACATGCAAGCTCATATTCTTGCTCATTTTATTGATGATGCCAACGAACAAAAACCTACTTTTCCGTTTTTATGTTTAACCATTAGTGGTGGACATACTCAGATTGTAAAAATCAATGATTATTTTAACATGGAAATTTTAGGAGAAACCATTGATGATGCTGTAGGAGAAGCTTATGATAAAACTGCTAAAATTTTAGGACTACCTTACCCTGGTGGACCTTTAATTGATAAATACGCTCAAACAGGAGAAGCTGTTTATACATTTTCTAAACCAAAAGTAAAAGAACATCACTTTAGTTTTAGTGGATTAAAAACTGGGATTCTATATTTTATTCAAAAACAAGTAAAAGAGAATCCTAATTTTATTGAGGAAAATCTTGAAAACATCTGTGCTAGTGTTCAAAACACAATTGCAGAAATTTTGATGGATAAAATTAAAAAGGCTGTAAAAGAAACTGGTATCAAACAAATTGCTATTGCTGGTGGAGTTTCTGCTAATTCTGAAATTAGAAAACGACTTACCAACGCCCAAAAACATTTTGGATGGACTAGTTACATTCCTAAATTTGAATACACTACAGACAATGCTGCCATGATTGCTGTAACTGCCTATCAAAAATATAGATTAGGATTGTTTGATGACCAAAGTATTACTGCAAACCCAAGACTTAAAGTAACTTCTTAAAAGTTTATACTTTATAAGTAATTGCATTGATATTCATTCCAGCTCCAACTGATGCAAAAATAACTATATCGTCTTTGGCTATTGAATGATTTTCTAACTCATTATTTAACACCATATCATACAAAATAGGCACTGTAGCTACTGAATTATTCCCAAGTTTTTGAATAGACATTGGCATTACATGCTTTTTAACTGGCTTTCTATAAAGTCTATATAACCTTTTTACTATAGCCTCGTCCATTTTTTCGTTTGCTTGATGTAAAAAGATTTGATTGATATCATCAATATCTAAACCTCTTTTGTCCATCGCAGCTTTTATGGCTGCTGGAACATTTACCAAAGCAAACTCATATATTTTACGCCCTAACATTTTAATATAATTAATGTCTTGATCTTGGTCTTTATTAAAAGTAGCGCCAGAATATAAGTATCCTGCTTCCTCAATAGCATAAGTTTGAGCAGCACTACTTAAAATTCCTCTTTCTTTATCTTCTAATTTTAACTCTATAATTGTAGCTCCCGCACCATCAGCAAAAATCATACTGTCTCTATCACTGTTATCAACTACTCTTGATAAAGTTTCAGCACCAATAACTAATGCTTTTTTTGCCTCACCAGCTTTTATAGCTTGATTAGCTTGAATCATAGCTTGTACCCAACCTGGACACCCAAATAATATATCGTAGGCAACACAATTTGGATTTTGAATTCCTAACTTCTTTTTAACTCTTGTAGCAAGACTTGGTAACATATCTCCTTGAATACTTCCCTTTTTAACGTCTCCAAAATTATGAGCCACAATAATTAAATCTAATTCTTCTTGATTGATATTGGCATTTTGAATTGCTTTTAAAGAAGCTTCATAGGCTAAATCAGAAGTATTTACTTTGTCTTCTGCATACCTTCTCTCTTCAATTCCTGTTATAGCTTGGAATTTTTCGATAATTTCTTCATTTTCTTTTTCAAATAAAGTTCCGTCTTCATTTAAAAAAACATGGTTACTAAAATCGTTATTCTTTACTACTTTATTTGGAATTGCACTACCTGTACCAGTAATGATTACATTTTTATACATACGCTATAAATATCAAAAACCAGCGTTACTTCGTAACGCTGGCTCAAATGTAAATATATTTTTAGGATTAGTACTCGTAAATATCTCCTAAATCAAAAGAGATAGAGAATCTAAGGGTGTTTTCAAGCGGATTGTTAACTACAGCGTTACTTGCCAAATACGAAAGATCAACATTAAAAGAACTTGCTTTAAAACCAGCTCCTAGGGTAAAAAAGTTTCTATTCCCTTTATTTTCATTTTCTTTAAAATAACCTGCTCTAAACGCAAAAGCATTGTTATATAAATATTCTGCTCCAATTCCAATGGTAACCTCTTGTAATTCTTCTTTAAAACCTCCTGGTGCATCAGAAAAAGAAGCAAACATTCCTTGTAAAAAGTTTTTATCATCTCCTCCAACAGCTGGAACTAAAAGTTTTGTGAATTCTAAGGTTACCCCTAATTGATTAAAATCATCAACAATAAAGTCAAAACCACCTCCTAATTTTAAGTTTGTTGGTAGAAAACCTTCTCCTGATAAAACAGTTACTTTTGGACCAACATTACTAATATTAAAACCTGCTCTAGCAACTCCATTAAATCCGTTAAATGCCATTTCATTAGACATATAATATCCTGAGATATCAACAGCAAATGCATTTGTAGGTTCATTATCATTAAGATTTGTTCCCGAAATAGTTAAATCAGAACGGACATATCTTAAGGCAACAGCCATAGAATAATTATTACTTAACTTTAAAGAATAAGCTCCATCAATCGCCAACTCGTAAGGTGATGCAGTTGTAGATGCAGAATTACCATCTTGTGTTATTTGTACTTCTCCGTAATTAAAATATTTAATTCCACCTCCAAAAGCACTTCTTTCATCTATTCTTTGTTGGTAACTTATATTTCCAACATAAATATCGTCGGTTAAGTTTCTTAACCAAGGGGTATAGTTTACAGAGGCAGTTACTTCTTTTTTGTGAAATACCATTTTTGCTGCGTTATGGTATATTGCATTTCCATCAGCCGTAGATGCAACTCCTACATCTCCCATACCTGCTGCTCTTGCATCTGTAACAATATTTAAAAATGGTGCTACAGTTGTAATGGTGTTATTTTGAGCATAAGCTTGAAGCCCTAAAACGGCTAACAGCAAGGTAAAGTGATTCTTTAACTTCATAAAATTCATATAGTTTGTCTAGTTTTTTACAATATTACTAATTTTTCAATCTTTTCATCTGATTGACCTGTGATTATTTCTTTTACCGTTAATTTATAAACATATACTCCCTTTCCTAATTTGTTTCCAAAATCATCCTTTCCATCCCAAGTAACCACTCTTGAAATCTCATCAAGATTAGGGTCAGAAGCATAAATTGTTTTTATTAATTTTCCTGATAAGGTATATATCTGAACCGTAATTTCTACAGGATCTCCTTGTCTATTATTTTTAAACCAAAATTCGGTATGATTGATAAATGGGTTAGGATAATTTAACACTCTACTTAACTTAAACCCCTTATCTTCTTGAGCATAGAAGCTTAACGTTTGAGTTGATGAATTATTGTATGTATCCCAAGCTTTAAATGTTATTGTATGATTTCCTGGGGTTAATTCTGGTAATTTATAAGTAACAATCCCTTTGGTAAAATCGTCTTTTTCTGTGGTATAAAACTCATTTAAAGAAATAGGATTTGCCAAATCACCATCAATTACAACAGTAATATTATGACCTATTGAGTTTAAAGAAGTATTTACTCCACTATCATCCTGAATTTTAGCAATTAACTTTGGTGATGTACTGGTATTTCCTCCATCTGTAAACGTTTCATCATCCATAAATAACTGAATCACAGGAGGAGTATCATCATCTGGAGCATCAACATCAATTCCTCCAACCTTAAAATCAAAATCACTCCCTATTCTTTCTGTTGATTCCGATTCAGCATAAAAACTAAACTTTGCATTTTCGGGTGACACACTAACATCTTTTGATAAAATAAAATCAAAAGAAAAATTTCCGTTGTTTACAGAAGCTTCTCCAACAAAAACTTTACTTTCTAACGATTTAAAGTTTACCACTGTTCCAGAACCTTCATTTAACAATGTTTTTCTATCAATTTCTTTATCAAATAAGGTTACAGACAATGTTCCGTTAAAATTTGACAACACACTTCCATTTTCCTTAATAGATCCCGTAACTTTTACTTTAGACAAAGCATTTAATTCTGTTATTTCTTGTAACGAAACATTTCCTGAAACTGGGTCTGTGGTATATTTTTCAATTTTACTAATTTCAACACCTTCTTTAGGTAAAGAAAGTTTCATAGCTGGATCACCAAAAAAGTAAACAAAAAACTCATTGCTTAATCCAACGTTATTTTTAACATCTTTAAGAGCCTCTGCTGCAGTTCTTGTTTGACCATCAAAAGCATATAAATAATCTGCCAAATATCTATTAATTGTATTTCCTGCAAAAATTGAGATTTCTCTAGTTGTAGTAATCATTGCTACAGCTCCTCCATAAGCCCCTTCTATTAATTCCTCTCCTCCTGATAAAATTATAGGATCATCAAACCTAGAAAAATCACAAGTTACTGTAATAAATAAAGGTTGATTATTTAGGTTTCTAAAACTTCTAATAGCTGGAATATCTAAATAAGTTTCTTGTCCTAATGCAAAATTATTTCCATGTCCAAAATAATTGATTACCAACGAACCAGTATTAAATGCTTCGTGAAATCTTTTTGTTACTTCTGGATATCTTCCACCTCCTGAAGTAATTTCTTCTTTAAAAGCATCAGTATAAAGTTTTGCTAAATTTAAATTTGGATTGTTAACCTCAATTTTTAATGCCGAATCTTCTAAATATCTAATCAAAGATTGATCTGATCCTTCTTGACCATCATCTCCTAAAAGGGTTATTTTATTTTTCCAACTTCCATTTGATTTAGATGAATAATAGTTTAATAATTTTGTAACATATTGATTTGCTTTTGTAATTGTTCCTACAGGAATTCTTCCTGTAACTATATCTAATTTACCTGTTACCTGTAATTCTCCATTATCTTGAGTATCATCTAATTCATCTAAATAACCATAATAATCATCAGAATTATAAGAACTTGTTAAACTATTACTAACTGTAGATAAATAAGCAGGTACAATTTGTGTGTCTTTATATATAATACCTTTATAATCAAAAGAAGCATCACCAAACAAACATAAATATTTTAATCTGGTATCTTCGGAACTACTATTGTCATATAAAAATTTGGCAAAATCTCTAATAGCTGTAATATCTGGAGCACCAGATCCAAACTCATTATAAATCTTTTCAATATCAATCACTTCTACCTTTATCTTTTCTGAATTTGTTTCAGAAATTGAGGTATTATTTCTATGGTAATCTCTTATTCTATTAGCCTCGTTAATAAATTCTTTTTTAGTAATAATGATGTATTGAATATCTTTTAAATCATGTAAATTTTGATTTGCCACATTAGCACCATTACTTAATTTTATAGGGGCATATGCATCAGAAATTTTTACTACTTGATACTTTTCTAACTCTCCATTTGTTAGTTCTTTAAACTTAAAACTACTAGTATTTATATCAGTATCAATTACTCTTTTAGGATTTGTATGATCTGTTACATTCCAAATAAAATCAATATCATTGTCATTACTTATTTGATATTCTAATACTTCTCCAGTTGTTTTAGAATTAAAATTTAAGAAACCAAATTGCTTACCTGTAGCTGTTAAATTTCTATCTGCTATTACTTCTAAGTAATCTAAATATGCTAATGCAGAAAGATCCCCGTTATTATTCCATTGAACATTTAGTACTATATTATCATTTACAGGGGTGAAACTACCTGTTCCTTTAACATCTCTAAATGCTAACTTACCTGATGAAGTAATACTAGAATTAAAAACATTAATATTATTATAGTTTACCGAATAAAAAGATGATGTACTTACTGACTTTGCACTAAAATTTCCTTTAACCAACACAGGTGTTGTATTAACTATATTTGGAAAATTAAATGTAAAACCTTGTTCATTATTAACTGTAAAATTTTCACCAAACCACTTTCTACCTACACGGATATAATTAAAAAGTTCTTTTTCATGTAATAAGTAATCTGTAAAAGTAGTTACATCAATGGTTTTAGAGTTATTAATAACCGCTTGATTTGATATTCTCTTTCCGTCTGTACCCGAATCTACATTGATAAAATAATATCCGTAATTAGAATAAATATTTTGTTTGTGACTAATTGAATTTCTATCACTTAGACTCCATGAAATAGGTCCTTGAGCATAAAACAAAACATAATCGTTTTCGTTAAAAACACCATCATTCTCACCAGCTACATAAATAGCATTTTCTGTTAAATCCTCTTTTCTTGGTTGACTAAGTAACTCTGGTAACATGGCTCCTCCATTACCAAAAACTCTAATTTTTCTAGGGTTTAATGATGATGTTTGAATACCAATGGAATTTAAAAAGTCTGCATCTATTTTAAACACCCCAGTTTTATCAATAGCAATTTTATACCAAGTACCTGTGTTTAATACAGAGCTTGTTACAACACTTGTTTGCCCTGTTTTAAAACTTTTTAAAGCTGTAGTACTTCTCTCTGCTATACCTAATCCATATGAAACGTTAAATGATTGAACTTGAAAAACCTCTCCATTAGAGTTTTTATACATTCCGTTGGCTTGAATACTATAATACTCAACACCTCTCTCTTTTACTATGGTTAATAAAGGATTAAAATTATTAGGCAACTTCTTTATATTCAAAACTCCTAAAGCATTTGATGCTATTTTAGTAGTAATAATATTAGAAAAATTAATATTGTTAAGATTTCCAGTTTTTTCTTTTTTCCATTGTTTTACATATAACGGAATAAATTCATTTTGAAGAAAAACATCAGTTCCTGTCCAAATATTATCGTTAATAGTAGGTTCATTTTGTTGTTTCCAATCAATAGAAAACGATAAATTTTCTTGACCAAACATCAAAAAAGTACCAAGAAAAAAAAAGATTAGATATTGTAGCTTCATTTTTAGCAAATTATTGTACGAATATAACAATTTACACGTTGTTAGCTATATGATATTTGTTGTTATAATTAAATTGTGTAATTAAGTATTATATGATATCTTGCGAATGATTTAACATGATAGAGACCGCTATTTATATGAAAAAAATAATAAAAACATCATTGATTTACAGTGGTGTAATTCTTATTATGACAAGTTGTTTTAATCAAAGACGTGACTTTGGTTCAGACAGATATTCCGAAAATATTGGATATGATTTTAGCAATCCCGAATACGGTGGCTTAACTAGATTATCAAATACAGTTAAACAAGAAACTCCTCCTGGAATGGTTTACGTTGAGGGAGGTGTGTTTACAATGGGACAAGTTGAACAAGATGTAATGGGAGGTGTTAATAATAAGCCTAAAAACATACATGTTCAAAGTTTTTATATCGATGATTCTGAAGTTTCTAACAAAGAATATCTAATATATTTAGATTGGTTAGCGAAAGTATTCCCTAAAAACAATCCTAAATACAAACATATTTATACTGCTGCATTGCCAGATACTACCGTATGGAGAAACCCTTTAGGTAACGATGGTAACTTGCCAAAAACATATTTAAGGCACAGAGCCTACGAAAATTACCCGGTAGTTGGTGTAAGTTGGCTACAAGCAAATGATTATTGTAAGTGGAGAACAGATAGAATTGCTGAAAAAAAATTAATGGAAGAAGGGATTCTAAAACCTTTATACAATAATGGAACTGTTTCTGTAGAAGGTAGAAACCATTTTGATATTGAAGTTTTTGAAGCCAACCCTAATCTTTTATTTGGAGGTGATAAATCTATTTACACAGATTACGTAACACAACCAGAAGAAGAATATGCAGGTAACGACTCTATAATTAATACAACTCCTGTTAACTCTAACAACAAACTAAATATAAACCAACAATCTCCTACTCCAGATTTTAGATTACCTACCGAAGTAGAATGGGAATATGCTGCAAAAGCAGATATAGAAAATCGTTATTATAATACCATTAGAGGTAGAAAAAAATATGCTTGGAGAGGGGAATCTACCAGAGATGAGCAAAACAAATACTACACTCAACATGCTAACTTTAAACAAAGTAATGGAGATTATAGCGGTATTGCAGGTTGGAGTTCTGATTATGGTGATATAACTACTCCTGTAAGAAGTTTTCCACCAAATGCATATGGATTATATGATATGGCAGGAAATGTAGCTGAATGGGTTTTTGATGTTTATAGACCTACTATCGATGCTGAATTAAATGATTTTAACTATTCTAGAGGAAATATCTATCGCAAACCAAAATTAGATGAAAATGGAAACGTAATTGTTGCTACTTTTAATGATATTGTTTACGATACACTTCCTAATGGAAAAGTTGTTCCTTCTGTTTTACCAGGACAAATTGTTAAGGAAAGAGTGACTGATAATGATTTATATTTAAATCCTAATTATCAAAAAGCTGACAATAGAGACTTTGCTAATGGTGATAGAATTTCAAGCAGAGATTATGCAGAAAATGATGAAAATAGAAAGAGAATGTATAATTCTCCTATTTTACTTCCTCCAACAATAAATGAGGAAACTGGTAAAGTTGAATATAGATATGATGACAAAACAAGAACAACATTAATCACTGATTACTCAAGAGTATACAAAGGAGGTTCTTGGAAAGACAGAGCTTATTTATTAGACCCAAGTCAACGTAGATATTTAGAAGAATATATGTCTACTAATTACATAGGTTTTAGATGTGTAGTAACCAAAGTGGGAGAAGGTAAAGAAAAAGACCGAAGATCTCCTTTTAATATATCTTATTAAAACATAATTTACTAAAAAAGGGTTTGCAATATGCAAACCCTTTTTTAATTCAGTTTATACTCAAAACCTTCTTTGTCCAAATAATCAAACAATTCAGAATTTACATTTAATTTGTAAGTTCTTGAAGGCATTTCAATATCTATTTTATCTTTATCCGAAATTAAATTAAAACCAACTGTTTGTTTTGCTCCATCCCCTGTATAACCAGATAGCAACATTTCTAATTGTTCAATTCGTTCTTTTCTAATTTCATGTAACCTAAGTTTAAATGTAATCTTTTTACACTTTTTATCCATTACATCAGACAGTAAAGAAAAATCAGAAAACTTAATTCTTGGTTCCCCTAAACTACCATCTTTTTGCATCCATCCTTTTTGAATAGTTCCAGTTAAATATAAAAATGAATTTGGAACTAATAAATGTTGAAAACGCATATAATCTTCACCAAACAATCTAAACTCGTGTGAATCGCTATAATCTTCAATTATAAATGATCCCCATCCATTTCCGTTTTTTGCAATTCTATGCTCTGCACTAGTTAAAATTCCAGCAAAAGAAAAGTTCTTCCCTACATGATTTTTTAAATCATCTTTAAACATACTCACCCCACAATTGGTGAATTTCATTTCATTTCTATAATCATCTAAAGGATGTGCAGAAATGTATATCCCAACCATTTCTTTTTCCTTAGATAACAATTCCATAGTCCCCCAAGTTTCACAAGGAGGTACCTGTGGTTCTGGTAATTGTACATCAGAAGCTTCTCCAAAAAGAGAAACTTGAGAAGAGTTCATACTTTCTTGATAAGCATGACCAAATTTCATTGCTTTTTCTAAAAAAGTCATTCCTTTTTCATCAGTAGCAAAAAACTGTGCTCTATG
Above is a genomic segment from Wenyingzhuangia fucanilytica containing:
- the porU gene encoding type IX secretion system sortase PorU, with the translated sequence MKLQYLIFFFLGTFLMFGQENLSFSIDWKQQNEPTINDNIWTGTDVFLQNEFIPLYVKQWKKEKTGNLNNINFSNIITTKIASNALGVLNIKKLPNNFNPLLTIVKERGVEYYSIQANGMYKNSNGEVFQVQSFNVSYGLGIAERSTTALKSFKTGQTSVVTSSVLNTGTWYKIAIDKTGVFKIDADFLNSIGIQTSSLNPRKIRVFGNGGAMLPELLSQPRKEDLTENAIYVAGENDGVFNENDYVLFYAQGPISWSLSDRNSISHKQNIYSNYGYYFINVDSGTDGKRISNQAVINNSKTIDVTTFTDYLLHEKELFNYIRVGRKWFGENFTVNNEQGFTFNFPNIVNTTPVLVKGNFSAKSVSTSSFYSVNYNNINVFNSSITSSGKLAFRDVKGTGSFTPVNDNIVLNVQWNNNGDLSALAYLDYLEVIADRNLTATGKQFGFLNFNSKTTGEVLEYQISNDNDIDFIWNVTDHTNPKRVIDTDINTSSFKFKELTNGELEKYQVVKISDAYAPIKLSNGANVANQNLHDLKDIQYIIITKKEFINEANRIRDYHRNNTSISETNSEKIKVEVIDIEKIYNEFGSGAPDITAIRDFAKFLYDNSSSEDTRLKYLCLFGDASFDYKGIIYKDTQIVPAYLSTVSNSLTSSYNSDDYYGYLDELDDTQDNGELQVTGKLDIVTGRIPVGTITKANQYVTKLLNYYSSKSNGSWKNKITLLGDDGQEGSDQSLIRYLEDSALKIEVNNPNLNLAKLYTDAFKEEITSGGGRYPEVTKRFHEAFNTGSLVINYFGHGNNFALGQETYLDIPAIRSFRNLNNQPLFITVTCDFSRFDDPIILSGGEELIEGAYGGAVAMITTTREISIFAGNTINRYLADYLYAFDGQTRTAAEALKDVKNNVGLSNEFFVYFFGDPAMKLSLPKEGVEISKIEKYTTDPVSGNVSLQEITELNALSKVKVTGSIKENGSVLSNFNGTLSVTLFDKEIDRKTLLNEGSGTVVNFKSLESKVFVGEASVNNGNFSFDFILSKDVSVSPENAKFSFYAESESTERIGSDFDFKVGGIDVDAPDDDTPPVIQLFMDDETFTDGGNTSTSPKLIAKIQDDSGVNTSLNSIGHNITVVIDGDLANPISLNEFYTTEKDDFTKGIVTYKLPELTPGNHTITFKAWDTYNNSSTQTLSFYAQEDKGFKLSRVLNYPNPFINHTEFWFKNNRQGDPVEITVQIYTLSGKLIKTIYASDPNLDEISRVVTWDGKDDFGNKLGKGVYVYKLTVKEIITGQSDEKIEKLVIL
- the gldJ gene encoding gliding motility lipoprotein GldJ — protein: MKKIIKTSLIYSGVILIMTSCFNQRRDFGSDRYSENIGYDFSNPEYGGLTRLSNTVKQETPPGMVYVEGGVFTMGQVEQDVMGGVNNKPKNIHVQSFYIDDSEVSNKEYLIYLDWLAKVFPKNNPKYKHIYTAALPDTTVWRNPLGNDGNLPKTYLRHRAYENYPVVGVSWLQANDYCKWRTDRIAEKKLMEEGILKPLYNNGTVSVEGRNHFDIEVFEANPNLLFGGDKSIYTDYVTQPEEEYAGNDSIINTTPVNSNNKLNINQQSPTPDFRLPTEVEWEYAAKADIENRYYNTIRGRKKYAWRGESTRDEQNKYYTQHANFKQSNGDYSGIAGWSSDYGDITTPVRSFPPNAYGLYDMAGNVAEWVFDVYRPTIDAELNDFNYSRGNIYRKPKLDENGNVIVATFNDIVYDTLPNGKVVPSVLPGQIVKERVTDNDLYLNPNYQKADNRDFANGDRISSRDYAENDENRKRMYNSPILLPPTINEETGKVEYRYDDKTRTTLITDYSRVYKGGSWKDRAYLLDPSQRRYLEEYMSTNYIGFRCVVTKVGEGKEKDRRSPFNISY